A genomic window from Deltaproteobacteria bacterium includes:
- the pstA gene encoding phosphate ABC transporter permease PstA translates to MTHQARRKAANLAALGLCTLAASLGFFWLVFIIGDVLYHGVGALRLDLFTEDPAPAGIPGGGLRNAFVGQLMITFFATLIGVPLGLLGGTFLAEYARGRPLARLVSVLADIMVSVPSIVIGTLIYSIIVKPAGQFNGWAGAAALAVIMVPVVLRTTEDMLALVPWTLREAAFALGAPYYKVIIHITYRGAAAGILTGILLSIARVVGETAPLLFTSFNNSFFSTDMSEPMASLTVTIFQYAMGPYDDWHAQAWAASLVITLFILALTLLGRFVVRWKYGRQ, encoded by the coding sequence ATGACCCATCAGGCCAGGAGAAAAGCTGCCAATCTGGCGGCTCTGGGACTCTGCACGCTCGCCGCCTCGCTGGGTTTTTTCTGGCTCGTCTTCATAATAGGCGACGTGCTCTACCACGGCGTCGGCGCCCTCCGCCTCGACCTCTTCACCGAGGACCCGGCGCCGGCCGGCATCCCGGGCGGGGGGCTGAGAAACGCCTTCGTCGGCCAGCTCATGATAACCTTCTTCGCAACGCTCATAGGCGTTCCTCTGGGGCTCCTGGGCGGCACCTTCCTGGCCGAGTACGCAAGGGGCCGCCCGCTTGCGCGCCTTGTGAGCGTGCTGGCCGACATAATGGTCAGCGTGCCCTCCATCGTCATCGGCACGCTCATATACTCGATAATCGTGAAGCCCGCGGGCCAGTTCAACGGCTGGGCCGGCGCGGCGGCCCTGGCCGTCATAATGGTGCCCGTGGTGCTGCGCACCACCGAGGACATGCTCGCGCTCGTGCCCTGGACCCTGCGCGAGGCGGCCTTCGCCCTCGGCGCGCCCTACTACAAGGTCATCATACACATAACATACAGGGGCGCGGCAGCCGGCATCCTGACGGGCATACTCCTCTCCATAGCGAGGGTCGTGGGAGAGACGGCGCCGCTTCTGTTCACGTCCTTCAACAACAGTTTCTTCTCCACCGACATGAGCGAGCCCATGGCCTCGCTCACGGTGACCATATTCCAGTACGCCATGGGGCCCTACGACGACTGGCACGCCCAGGCATGGGCGGCGTCCCTGGTCATAACACTCTTCATACTGGCGCTGACACTCCTTGGGAGATTCGTTGTGCGATGGAAATACGGCAGGCAGTGA
- the pstC gene encoding phosphate ABC transporter permease subunit PstC has translation MKTSRKDPFDLVFSAVTAGASWVVLLLVAAIFIVLLIESLPSIREFGFTGFVLSSDWNPVEESFGALPSIYGTAVTTVLSLVMAVPVALGIAVFTTEIAPSFLKGLIGTAVELLAAIPSIIYGMWGLFTLAPIMGDYIEPVLQEWLGGLPVAGALFEGTPIGVDLLTASLILSIMIIPFTASLSRDAFLLTPSVVKESAYALGATRWEVIRSVVIPHARLGIFGGVVLSLGRALGETMAVAFVLGSNHEITSSLLDAAATITVTLANEFTEADTDLYLSALYHLALILFVMSFAVLAAAKFFLLRAARK, from the coding sequence CTGAAGACCTCCAGGAAAGACCCGTTCGATCTGGTCTTCTCGGCCGTCACCGCCGGGGCGTCGTGGGTGGTGCTGCTGCTCGTGGCGGCCATCTTCATCGTCCTGCTCATCGAGTCGCTGCCCTCCATAAGGGAGTTCGGCTTCACGGGCTTTGTCTTATCCAGCGACTGGAATCCCGTGGAGGAGAGCTTCGGGGCGCTGCCGTCCATATACGGCACGGCCGTCACCACCGTCCTCTCCCTCGTCATGGCGGTGCCCGTCGCGCTCGGCATCGCCGTCTTCACAACGGAGATAGCGCCCTCCTTTCTCAAGGGCCTTATCGGCACGGCCGTGGAGCTCCTTGCGGCCATACCGTCCATAATCTACGGCATGTGGGGGCTCTTCACCCTGGCGCCCATAATGGGCGACTACATAGAGCCCGTGCTGCAGGAGTGGCTCGGCGGCCTGCCCGTGGCCGGCGCCCTCTTCGAGGGGACGCCCATCGGCGTAGACCTGCTCACGGCGAGTCTCATACTGAGCATCATGATAATCCCCTTCACGGCCTCCCTCTCGCGCGACGCCTTTTTGCTGACCCCCTCGGTAGTGAAGGAGTCGGCCTACGCCCTGGGGGCGACACGCTGGGAGGTCATACGCAGCGTCGTCATCCCGCACGCAAGGCTCGGCATATTCGGCGGCGTGGTCCTGTCGCTGGGGCGCGCCCTCGGCGAGACGATGGCCGTGGCCTTCGTGCTCGGCAGCAACCACGAGATAACGTCCTCGCTGCTGGACGCGGCGGCGACCATAACCGTAACCCTGGCCAACGAGTTCACCGAGGCCGACACGGATCTCTACCTCTCGGCCCTCTACCACCTGGCGCTCATACTCTTTGTCATGAGTTTCGCCGTGCTGGCGGCGGCCAAGTTCTTTCTGCTCAGGGCCGCAAGGAAATGA
- the pstB gene encoding phosphate ABC transporter ATP-binding protein has protein sequence MEIRQAVKDTRPDESVLLDIKDLSFYYGGAVRALRGISVRIARNTVTALIGPSGCGKTTFLRCINRMHDLYPGNRYEGEIVFEGRNILSPETDLIKLRSRIGMVFQKPTSFPMSIFENIAFGLKLKGIKSRSELADRVEKALKDAFLWDETRDRLSQPAYSLSGGQQQRLCIARAVAVEPEIILFDEPTSALDPVSTAKIEDLITKLKETYTVLIVTHNMQQAARISRYTGFFMTGELIEFDLTKKIFTAPGRKLTEDYITGRFG, from the coding sequence ATGGAAATACGGCAGGCAGTGAAAGATACAAGACCCGACGAGTCCGTGCTGCTCGACATCAAGGACCTGAGCTTCTACTACGGCGGCGCCGTGAGGGCCCTGCGCGGCATAAGCGTGCGCATAGCCCGCAACACCGTGACGGCCCTCATAGGGCCGTCGGGCTGCGGCAAGACGACCTTCCTGCGGTGCATAAACCGCATGCACGACCTCTATCCCGGCAACCGCTACGAGGGGGAGATCGTCTTCGAGGGCCGAAACATCCTCTCTCCGGAGACGGACCTCATCAAGCTGCGCAGCCGCATAGGCATGGTCTTCCAGAAGCCCACGTCCTTTCCCATGTCCATCTTCGAGAACATAGCCTTCGGCCTGAAGCTCAAGGGCATAAAGAGCCGCTCCGAGCTCGCCGACCGCGTGGAAAAGGCCCTGAAGGACGCCTTTCTCTGGGACGAGACCAGGGACAGGCTCAGCCAGCCGGCCTACTCGCTCTCCGGCGGACAGCAGCAGCGCCTGTGCATAGCGAGGGCCGTGGCCGTGGAGCCCGAGATAATCCTCTTCGACGAGCCCACCTCGGCGCTCGACCCCGTCTCCACCGCCAAGATCGAGGACCTCATCACAAAGCTCAAGGAGACGTACACGGTGCTCATCGTCACCCACAACATGCAGCAGGCGGCGCGCATCTCGCGCTACACGGGTTTTTTCATGACCGGCGAGCTCATCGAGTTCGACCTGACAAAGAAGATATTCACGGCGCCGGGGCGCAAGCTCACGGAAGACTACATAACCGGCAGGTTCGGCTGA